Proteins encoded by one window of Shewanella avicenniae:
- a CDS encoding glutamate-5-semialdehyde dehydrogenase, producing the protein MSLITELAKNAHSAARTLAALDTEQKNQVLMAMSAALRANIDSILTTNAIDLQQARDAGLAAAMIDRLTLTPERIEAMAQGIDTIVELDDPVGKRRELCVRPNGIKVSKLSVPLGVVCMIYEARPNVTADAGALCFKAGNAVILRGGKEALGSSLAIAEVLQNVLQLFNLPKALITVVPDPDRALMLELLQQRDYIDLVIPRGGEGLINFVSDNSKIPVIQHFKGVCHLYVDKAADVEKALYLLLNGKTQRTGVCNALEGLLVHKDIASTWLPIAAQALADKGVQINADQRSAAYFDNANLLADDQFGQEYLRLEIAVKMVDSLDDAMAHIAQFGSHHTEVICTEDIQAATRFQREVDASVVMANASSRFSDGGELGLGAEIGIATTKLHAYGPMGLESLTTEKYLVNGHGQVRN; encoded by the coding sequence ATGAGTTTAATTACCGAATTAGCTAAAAATGCTCACAGTGCTGCCCGTACGTTAGCCGCGCTCGATACTGAGCAGAAAAACCAAGTTTTGATGGCAATGAGTGCCGCACTGCGGGCCAATATCGACAGTATTCTCACTACCAACGCAATCGATTTACAGCAAGCCCGCGATGCAGGTTTAGCTGCAGCGATGATTGACCGCCTCACCCTCACGCCAGAGCGTATTGAGGCAATGGCGCAAGGGATTGATACCATTGTGGAACTGGACGATCCTGTCGGTAAGCGCCGCGAATTATGTGTCCGCCCCAACGGCATCAAGGTCAGTAAGTTAAGCGTACCGCTTGGGGTAGTGTGTATGATTTATGAAGCTCGCCCCAACGTCACCGCTGATGCAGGTGCGCTCTGTTTTAAAGCTGGCAATGCGGTGATCCTGCGTGGGGGTAAGGAAGCGCTCGGCAGTAGCTTGGCAATTGCTGAAGTACTGCAAAATGTATTGCAGCTGTTCAATCTGCCCAAGGCGCTAATCACTGTGGTGCCCGACCCTGATCGCGCATTAATGCTGGAACTGCTGCAACAACGTGACTACATAGATCTGGTGATTCCCCGCGGCGGAGAAGGCTTGATTAATTTTGTCAGCGACAACAGCAAAATTCCTGTCATTCAGCACTTTAAAGGGGTTTGTCATCTGTATGTGGATAAAGCTGCGGATGTCGAAAAAGCGTTATACCTGCTGCTGAACGGCAAAACCCAACGCACCGGCGTATGTAATGCACTGGAAGGCTTATTGGTGCATAAAGATATCGCCAGCACTTGGTTGCCGATTGCTGCGCAAGCCTTGGCCGATAAAGGTGTGCAGATCAATGCTGACCAACGCAGTGCGGCCTACTTTGACAATGCCAATCTGCTCGCTGACGACCAATTCGGCCAAGAGTATCTGCGCCTTGAAATTGCAGTCAAAATGGTGGATTCACTGGATGATGCCATGGCGCATATTGCTCAGTTTGGCAGTCACCATACCGAAGTGATCTGCACTGAAGATATTCAAGCCGCCACGCGCTTTCAGCGTGAAGTTGATGCCTCCGTGGTGATGGCCAATGCCTCTTCTCGTTTTAGCGATGGCGGCGAACTCGGCCTTGGAGCAGAGATTGGCATCGCCACCACCAAACTGCATGCCTATGGCCCGATGGGACTTGAATCGTTGACCACAGAGAAATATCTGGTGAACGGCCACGGCCAAGTGCGTAACTAA
- a CDS encoding sugar O-acetyltransferase has translation MERAFDAMVAGAPYCINDPELVEIRYQTRDRVDAFNALSARQVAEKTKLIQQIFAEVGDDVHIEKPMRIDYGCNTKLGSHVFINFNLTVLDPGCVTIGNHVFIGPNVCFYTALHPMDIAERDSHTGTTLPITIGDHVWIAGDVKILPGVSIGDGAVVGAGSVVTKDVPAGMLAAGNPAKVIRKAE, from the coding sequence ATGGAACGTGCTTTTGATGCCATGGTAGCGGGCGCCCCCTACTGCATTAACGACCCAGAATTAGTAGAAATCCGCTATCAAACCCGCGATAGAGTGGACGCTTTTAATGCCCTCAGTGCCCGCCAAGTGGCAGAGAAGACCAAGCTGATTCAGCAAATTTTTGCCGAAGTGGGCGACGATGTGCATATCGAAAAGCCGATGCGGATTGATTACGGCTGTAATACCAAACTTGGCAGCCATGTGTTTATCAATTTTAATCTGACCGTGCTTGACCCCGGCTGTGTAACCATTGGCAACCATGTGTTTATTGGGCCGAATGTCTGCTTCTATACCGCGCTGCATCCAATGGATATTGCTGAACGTGACAGCCACACCGGCACCACCTTGCCCATAACCATTGGCGATCATGTGTGGATTGCTGGCGATGTAAAAATTCTGCCAGGGGTCAGCATAGGTGATGGTGCGGTGGTTGGCGCTGGCAGTGTGGTCACCAAAGATGTGCCCGCAGGCATGTTAGCGGCGGGTAATCCAGCAAAAGTTATCCGCAAAGCGGAATAA
- a CDS encoding ArsJ-associated glyceraldehyde-3-phosphate dehydrogenase, translated as MAIKVGINGFGRMGRLALRAAWEWPELEFVQINDPAGDGVALAHLLEFDSVHGRWPHAITGEPSSLTIDGHSIKVTQNKAISDTDWSNCDIVIEASGKMRQKTLLQQYLAQGVKRVVVTAPVKEDGVLNIVMGVNHQLYDPAAHTIVTAASCTTNCLAPVVKVIHENLGIKHGSMTTIHDITNTQTILDAPHKDLRRARACGQSLIPTTTGSATAITHIFPELKGKLNGHAVRVPLANASLTDCVFELERSVTEAEVNALLKDAAAGELKGILGYEERPLVSVDYKTDPRSSIIDALSTMVVNGTQLKLYCWYDNEWGYANRTAELVRMVAMIDAGMSA; from the coding sequence ATGGCAATTAAAGTAGGCATTAATGGTTTTGGCCGCATGGGGCGTTTGGCATTACGTGCGGCGTGGGAATGGCCGGAGCTGGAGTTTGTGCAGATCAACGATCCAGCCGGCGATGGCGTGGCACTCGCACATCTGCTGGAGTTTGATTCCGTCCATGGCCGTTGGCCGCACGCGATCACGGGCGAGCCTTCATCGCTGACCATTGACGGTCACAGCATTAAGGTGACCCAAAACAAAGCGATTAGTGATACCGATTGGTCGAACTGCGATATTGTGATTGAAGCCTCAGGCAAAATGCGTCAAAAAACGCTGTTGCAGCAATATCTGGCACAAGGCGTTAAACGGGTGGTGGTGACTGCACCAGTGAAAGAGGATGGCGTACTCAATATAGTGATGGGGGTGAATCATCAGTTGTATGATCCTGCCGCACATACCATTGTCACCGCAGCGTCTTGCACCACCAACTGTTTGGCACCTGTGGTGAAAGTGATTCACGAAAACTTGGGCATCAAACATGGCTCGATGACCACCATTCATGACATCACCAATACCCAAACTATTTTGGATGCGCCGCATAAAGATCTGCGCCGCGCTCGCGCCTGTGGTCAAAGCCTGATCCCAACCACCACCGGCAGCGCGACTGCGATTACCCATATTTTCCCTGAATTGAAAGGTAAGCTGAACGGCCATGCGGTGCGGGTGCCGTTGGCAAACGCTTCGTTGACCGACTGTGTGTTTGAATTGGAACGCAGCGTTACCGAAGCGGAAGTGAATGCGTTGCTGAAAGACGCGGCCGCTGGCGAACTCAAGGGGATTTTGGGTTACGAAGAGCGACCACTGGTGTCAGTGGATTATAAAACTGACCCACGTTCGAGCATCATCGATGCGCTATCCACTATGGTGGTCAACGGCACGCAACTCAAGCTGTATTGCTGGTATGACAACGAGTGGGGCTACGCAAATCGCACTGCCGAATTAGTACGGATGGTGGCGATGATTGATGCAGGCATGTCTGCATGA
- a CDS encoding phosphoribosylaminoimidazolesuccinocarboxamide synthase has translation MSLADSVLAVNNDLPIRTDKPVHSGKVRSVYWLTEADSARLIAERGYDVPADTPLAIMVISDRISAFDCIFHGEEGLQGIPGKGAALNAISNHWFQLFKDNGLADSHILEIPHPFVWIVQKARPIKVEAIIRSYITGSMWRAYAKGEREFCGITLPEGLQKDQKLPELLITPSTKGILTGIPGVPEQDDVNISRADLEANWQAFGFEKPEDIDLYEKLLKEGFGVISKALADIDQVFVDTKFEFGYVTDRNGNSKLIYMDEVGTPDSSRIWDGAAYREGKIVENSKEGFRQFLLNFFPEPDIMLDKNRMPEREALARDTALPLSAMMDVSKTYTGVAEKVTGRKIELSANPKAEIVDILKNQYGLVD, from the coding sequence ATGAGTCTTGCTGATTCCGTTCTGGCAGTGAACAACGATCTGCCAATCCGCACCGACAAACCTGTGCACAGCGGTAAAGTCCGCAGCGTTTACTGGCTCACCGAAGCCGACAGCGCCCGTTTGATTGCCGAGCGCGGTTATGATGTGCCTGCCGATACGCCGCTGGCCATCATGGTGATCAGCGACCGTATTTCGGCTTTTGACTGCATCTTCCACGGTGAAGAAGGCTTGCAAGGCATCCCAGGTAAAGGCGCTGCGCTGAACGCCATCAGCAACCATTGGTTCCAACTGTTTAAAGACAATGGTCTAGCCGATAGCCATATTCTCGAGATCCCACATCCGTTTGTATGGATTGTGCAAAAAGCGCGTCCAATCAAAGTGGAAGCGATTATCCGCTCTTATATCACCGGTTCAATGTGGCGTGCTTACGCCAAGGGCGAACGTGAATTCTGTGGCATCACCCTGCCAGAAGGTTTGCAGAAAGATCAAAAGCTGCCTGAGCTGCTGATCACCCCATCTACCAAGGGTATTTTGACAGGTATTCCGGGTGTACCTGAGCAAGATGATGTCAACATCAGCCGTGCCGATTTAGAAGCCAACTGGCAAGCATTTGGCTTTGAAAAGCCAGAAGATATCGACCTGTACGAGAAGCTGCTGAAAGAAGGCTTTGGCGTGATTTCCAAAGCGCTGGCAGATATTGACCAAGTGTTTGTGGATACCAAATTTGAGTTTGGTTATGTCACCGATCGCAACGGTAACTCTAAGCTGATTTACATGGATGAAGTGGGCACACCGGATTCATCCCGTATTTGGGACGGCGCCGCCTATCGTGAAGGCAAGATCGTGGAGAATTCAAAAGAAGGCTTCCGTCAGTTCCTGCTGAACTTCTTCCCTGAGCCAGATATCATGCTAGATAAAAACCGCATGCCTGAGCGTGAAGCGTTAGCGCGTGATACCGCACTGCCACTGAGCGCGATGATGGACGTATCAAAGACCTATACCGGCGTGGCCGAGAAAGTCACTGGCCGTAAGATTGAGCTGTCGGCCAATCCTAAAGCGGAAATCGTCGATATCCTCAAAAACCAATATGGGTTAGTGGATTAA
- a CDS encoding permease → MFAIFTQFADWLVFQLLGLTPEQRLGEALHFFVEDTTKIFALLVVMIYALALVRASLNVERVRDYLAGKHRTTGYLLGSAFGAVTPFCSCSSIPAFLGFTSAGIPLGITMAFLLTSPLINEVAVLLLLSILGWKFTLIYIAVGMLVGICAGALLDAIHAERWLQAFAAKALERGKQQEFQAGEAEVLSWQARHQFAKQETHDIFGRVWKWVLIGVGLGAALHGFVPEGWVVDHLGQGQWWSVPMAVMLGVPLYSNVTGIVPVMESLLQHGLPIGTTLAFCMATVAASFPEFVLLKQVMQWRLLAAVLLILLTAFTLMGWLFNLIGPLL, encoded by the coding sequence ATGTTCGCGATTTTTACTCAGTTTGCCGATTGGTTGGTGTTTCAACTACTGGGACTGACGCCCGAGCAGCGTTTAGGTGAAGCACTGCATTTTTTTGTGGAAGATACCACTAAGATTTTTGCGTTGTTAGTGGTGATGATTTACGCGTTGGCGCTCGTGCGTGCCTCGCTTAATGTGGAGCGCGTGCGAGACTACTTGGCTGGCAAACATCGCACCACTGGCTATTTGTTGGGTTCGGCCTTTGGCGCGGTCACCCCATTTTGTTCTTGCTCGTCGATTCCCGCCTTTTTGGGGTTCACTTCGGCGGGGATTCCGCTGGGGATCACCATGGCGTTTTTGCTGACCTCGCCATTGATCAACGAAGTCGCAGTATTGCTGCTGCTGAGCATTCTTGGCTGGAAATTTACCCTGATCTACATTGCCGTGGGCATGTTAGTGGGGATTTGCGCAGGGGCGTTGCTGGATGCAATTCATGCCGAACGGTGGCTACAAGCTTTTGCCGCCAAAGCGCTGGAACGTGGCAAACAGCAAGAGTTTCAGGCGGGTGAAGCAGAGGTGTTGAGCTGGCAGGCACGGCATCAATTCGCTAAGCAAGAAACCCACGATATTTTTGGCCGCGTGTGGAAATGGGTATTGATTGGGGTCGGTTTAGGTGCCGCCCTGCATGGCTTTGTGCCAGAAGGCTGGGTGGTTGACCATCTTGGCCAAGGCCAGTGGTGGTCGGTGCCAATGGCGGTGATGTTGGGCGTACCTTTGTATTCCAACGTGACTGGCATAGTGCCGGTGATGGAGAGTTTGCTGCAACATGGCTTACCTATCGGTACCACGCTGGCATTTTGCATGGCGACGGTGGCCGCCAGTTTTCCCGAATTTGTGTTACTCAAGCAGGTGATGCAGTGGCGTTTGCTGGCCGCGGTACTGCTGATTTTATTGACCGCATTTACGCTGATGGGATGGTTATTCAACCTCATCGGCCCGTTACTCTGA
- a CDS encoding glutathione S-transferase family protein, translating into MAQWTIYGDRQSGNCYKIQLVCGLLGFDYDWVEVDILAGDTRTADFLAKNPNGKIPLLVLPSGQTLSESNAIINYLAAGTALLPLDRFELAKVQQWQFFEQYSHEPYVAVARFIAKYLGLPEERRAEYQAKQAGGNKALQVMEQQLSQTPYLVGEQLTTADISLFAYTHVAEEGGFSLSAYPAIQKWLGRIRQQAGFVTMG; encoded by the coding sequence ATGGCGCAATGGACAATTTATGGCGATCGCCAATCAGGCAACTGTTACAAAATCCAGTTAGTCTGTGGCTTGCTTGGGTTTGATTATGATTGGGTCGAGGTGGATATTCTGGCGGGAGACACCCGTACTGCAGATTTCTTAGCGAAAAACCCTAATGGCAAAATCCCTTTGTTGGTGTTACCGAGCGGCCAAACCCTGTCTGAGTCCAATGCCATCATTAATTATCTTGCGGCAGGCACTGCGCTGTTACCGCTGGATCGCTTTGAATTGGCCAAAGTTCAGCAGTGGCAGTTCTTCGAGCAATACAGTCATGAGCCCTATGTCGCGGTCGCTCGGTTTATTGCCAAGTATCTGGGATTGCCAGAGGAGCGCCGCGCTGAGTACCAAGCTAAGCAAGCCGGCGGCAATAAAGCCTTGCAGGTGATGGAGCAACAACTCAGTCAAACTCCTTATTTAGTAGGGGAGCAGTTGACCACCGCCGACATCAGCTTGTTTGCCTATACTCATGTGGCAGAGGAAGGCGGATTTTCGCTATCAGCTTATCCTGCAATTCAAAAATGGTTAGGCCGTATTCGCCAGCAAGCCGGATTTGTGACAATGGGCTAA
- a CDS encoding RidA family protein, which translates to MSIQRINPTTRWSDVTVYNGVARFVEVPECEPLGDMHAQVSAIMAQAEQKLALVGSDRRHVLAVTIYITDFANAAVLNEIWDNWFPAGCAPSRVCVQAALADPDYLVEMVFEAAAHN; encoded by the coding sequence ATGTCAATTCAACGTATAAACCCGACTACCCGTTGGTCAGATGTGACTGTTTATAACGGGGTTGCTCGTTTTGTAGAGGTACCTGAGTGTGAACCGTTAGGCGACATGCACGCGCAGGTGAGTGCGATTATGGCGCAAGCTGAGCAAAAGCTGGCGCTGGTGGGCAGTGATCGGCGCCATGTGTTGGCAGTAACCATCTATATCACCGATTTTGCCAATGCAGCGGTATTGAATGAGATTTGGGATAACTGGTTTCCCGCAGGTTGTGCGCCGAGTCGCGTATGCGTACAAGCGGCATTAGCTGATCCTGACTATCTGGTTGAAATGGTATTTGAAGCGGCAGCACACAACTAA
- a CDS encoding thioredoxin family protein: MKQIKVLGSGCTKCVKTAELISEVVNELGVEATVSKETSPEAIMGYGVMRTPAVVIDEQVVHSGSMPEKAQIESWLA, encoded by the coding sequence ATGAAACAGATCAAAGTATTAGGAAGTGGCTGTACTAAATGTGTCAAAACCGCTGAACTGATCAGTGAAGTGGTGAACGAGCTGGGGGTTGAGGCGACGGTAAGCAAAGAAACCAGCCCAGAAGCGATTATGGGCTATGGCGTTATGCGTACTCCGGCGGTGGTGATTGACGAGCAAGTAGTACACAGCGGCTCCATGCCAGAAAAAGCCCAGATTGAGTCATGGTTGGCTTAA
- a CDS encoding adenosylhomocysteinase: MYQDFAAELAWATLHMPRTRAAVAALPDLTGIKLACNMHLDLKMAPLVAGILDKGAEVFLTTCNPTTVQDDVVAYLVEKGAKAHAWRDMSDADWSDSFDKALAWNPTHLCEMGADLTTRLHQSETGPNIIAGLEATGSGINRLGGVEPRYPIFNWDDLPVKEGLHNRHMVGLTAWHTFFQTTHLTLHEKKVIVIGYGLVGQGVAASAKAYGGQVEIAELNPARALQAKYDGWPVVDLAEAVKHADVIATATGAYGVLSAQHLDNMKDGAFILNVGHVSQEIDVPYLKANASHSLPMPYVDAYQLGDKTLYLLADGSMFNLTAGYGDSLNAFDVTLAVMASGIGHIVGEGAIHENGLYLLPESAWMKAL, from the coding sequence ATGTATCAAGATTTCGCCGCTGAGTTGGCTTGGGCCACTCTGCATATGCCACGTACTCGCGCTGCAGTTGCTGCGCTGCCAGATCTCACCGGCATTAAACTTGCCTGCAATATGCACCTCGATTTAAAAATGGCACCGCTGGTGGCTGGCATACTTGATAAAGGCGCCGAGGTGTTTTTAACCACCTGCAACCCAACAACTGTGCAAGATGATGTGGTGGCTTATTTGGTGGAAAAGGGCGCTAAAGCGCACGCATGGCGTGATATGAGCGATGCGGATTGGTCTGACTCCTTCGATAAAGCGTTGGCGTGGAATCCTACCCATCTGTGCGAAATGGGCGCGGATTTGACCACCCGTTTACATCAGAGTGAAACTGGGCCGAACATCATTGCCGGCTTGGAAGCGACTGGCTCAGGTATCAACCGTTTGGGCGGCGTTGAGCCTCGTTATCCGATCTTTAACTGGGACGATCTGCCAGTTAAAGAGGGGTTGCATAACCGTCATATGGTGGGGCTGACCGCATGGCACACCTTCTTCCAAACTACTCACCTGACCCTGCACGAGAAAAAAGTGATCGTGATTGGCTATGGTTTAGTGGGCCAAGGGGTTGCGGCATCGGCCAAAGCTTATGGCGGCCAAGTGGAAATTGCCGAGCTAAACCCTGCCCGTGCATTGCAAGCCAAATATGATGGCTGGCCTGTGGTCGATTTGGCTGAAGCGGTAAAACATGCGGACGTGATTGCCACGGCTACCGGCGCATACGGCGTGTTGAGTGCGCAGCATCTGGATAACATGAAAGATGGCGCGTTTATTCTTAACGTTGGTCATGTGTCGCAAGAGATTGATGTGCCTTACTTAAAAGCTAACGCCAGCCATAGCTTGCCAATGCCATACGTGGATGCTTACCAATTGGGCGACAAAACCCTGTACCTGTTAGCTGATGGTTCTATGTTTAACCTCACCGCTGGGTATGGTGATAGCTTGAATGCGTTTGATGTGACCTTAGCAGTGATGGCTTCAGGTATTGGCCACATTGTGGGTGAGGGTGCGATCCATGAAAATGGGCTGTATCTGTTGCCAGAAAGTGCCTGGATGAAAGCGCTTTAA
- the proB gene encoding glutamate 5-kinase, giving the protein MNTQARQRIVLKVGSALIAPDRQGCSSRYLLSIAQFIVRCRTEGFQVILVSSGSIAAGAHRFPVQSADNASDPQAQLALKKAMAAAGQTEMMATWDKFFDFPTAQVLLTHADLRDRERYLSIRDTLSTLLDHGILPIVNENDTVTTDKLKVGDNDNLSAMVAAAVDARSLVICSDIDGLFDSNPHLNADAKLIPEVTQIDASIYAMAGGSHSDVGTGGMITKIQAAEKAVSHGIDTYIVNGFKEASFNELLRGKNPGTLFRGSASPMLERLHWFTHTVRAEGEVVVASEDAVRSAEDCVNISSSEVLEVKGTFAEGDTIVLCSDDGKRLAKARSNYSSRLLKFIAKQDDSKLIDSFTHDRGLVAAQDIALLSPDAQPLEEKS; this is encoded by the coding sequence ATGAACACGCAAGCTAGACAACGTATTGTGCTGAAGGTTGGCAGTGCATTAATCGCACCTGACCGTCAGGGCTGCAGTTCTCGTTATCTTCTTTCCATCGCCCAATTTATCGTGCGCTGCCGTACCGAGGGCTTTCAAGTCATTCTGGTGTCTTCTGGTTCCATTGCAGCAGGTGCGCATCGCTTTCCAGTGCAATCGGCAGATAACGCCAGCGATCCACAAGCACAATTAGCGCTAAAAAAAGCCATGGCGGCCGCCGGCCAAACCGAAATGATGGCCACCTGGGACAAGTTTTTTGATTTTCCCACCGCACAAGTGCTGCTGACCCACGCCGATCTGCGTGATCGTGAACGCTATTTAAGTATTCGCGACACCCTGTCGACGCTGCTCGACCACGGTATTCTGCCGATTGTGAACGAAAACGATACCGTCACCACCGACAAGCTGAAAGTCGGCGACAACGACAATCTGTCAGCCATGGTTGCGGCGGCGGTCGATGCCCGCAGCTTAGTTATCTGCTCTGATATTGATGGCTTATTTGATAGCAATCCGCATCTGAATGCTGATGCCAAGCTGATCCCTGAAGTGACCCAAATCGATGCCAGTATTTATGCCATGGCTGGCGGTAGCCACAGTGATGTGGGCACCGGCGGGATGATCACTAAGATACAGGCGGCCGAAAAAGCAGTATCCCACGGCATCGATACCTACATAGTCAACGGCTTTAAAGAAGCCAGTTTTAACGAGCTGCTGCGCGGTAAAAACCCCGGCACCCTGTTCCGTGGCTCTGCCAGCCCAATGTTAGAACGGCTGCATTGGTTTACCCACACAGTACGCGCCGAAGGCGAAGTCGTGGTGGCTTCCGAAGATGCGGTTCGCAGCGCTGAAGATTGCGTCAACATCAGTAGCAGTGAAGTGCTCGAAGTAAAAGGCACCTTTGCCGAAGGTGACACCATTGTGCTGTGCAGCGACGATGGCAAACGTCTGGCCAAAGCCCGCAGTAACTACAGCAGCCGTTTATTGAAATTTATCGCCAAGCAGGACGATTCGAAGCTGATCGACAGCTTTACTCACGACCGCGGCTTAGTTGCGGCGCAAGATATCGCTCTGCTGTCCCCCGATGCTCAACCGCTGGAGGAAAAATCATGA
- a CDS encoding metalloregulator ArsR/SmtB family transcription factor, which produces MQPLDFFKSLADETRLLSLLLIQHSGELCVCELTEALALSQPKVSRHLANLRKLGLLQDRRQGQWVFYRFDEQLPPWCHGILQAALAGNPDLIEQPLQRLQAMTFRPGRCCQNASASSAC; this is translated from the coding sequence GTGCAACCTTTGGATTTTTTTAAGTCACTGGCGGATGAAACACGCTTATTGAGCCTATTGCTGATCCAGCATTCTGGCGAGTTGTGTGTGTGTGAGTTGACCGAAGCCTTGGCCTTGAGCCAACCCAAAGTCTCCCGCCACTTGGCCAACCTGCGTAAGTTGGGATTGCTGCAAGATAGGCGTCAAGGTCAATGGGTGTTTTATCGTTTTGATGAGCAGTTGCCGCCATGGTGCCACGGTATCTTGCAAGCCGCGTTAGCGGGCAATCCTGACTTGATTGAGCAACCGCTGCAACGTTTACAAGCGATGACATTTCGTCCCGGCCGTTGTTGCCAAAATGCGTCGGCCAGCAGTGCATGTTAA
- the putP gene encoding sodium/proline symporter PutP codes for MDYSTYIALAIYFLVMLAIGLFAYRNSTDDISGYILGGRNVSPQVTALSAGASDMSGWMLMGLPGAMFVQGYSTIWIAIGLVLGALANYLLVAPRLRVYTVEADDALTLPDFFSKRFGLENGAVRMISAAVIILFFTLYTSSGLVAGGKLFETAFGLDYQIGLLVTVSVVVAYTLLGGFLAVSLTDFVQGCIMFVALVLVPYVAYTQFDGRADLLANARSTIDSIANMGDIGVVAIISSLAWGLGYFGQPHIIVRFMAIRSVQDIKIARHIGMSWMIVTIIGALATGLVGVAYVHKFGLALKDPETIFIVFSQILFHPLITGFLLAAILAAVMSTISSQLLVSSSSLTEDVYRALFNKDIGDKKLVNIGRLGVFAVAAVATLLAFDRSTSILDLVSNAWAGFGAAFGPLVLLSLFWHKMNHSSAIAGIVSGALTVLFWIYAPVLPDGKTLSSVMYEIIPGFIVSGISIVLVSHFGRDPSRDVQQTFHDTQAKLQQAR; via the coding sequence ATGGATTATTCAACCTACATTGCACTGGCCATTTATTTTCTGGTCATGCTGGCGATAGGTCTGTTTGCCTATCGCAACTCTACTGATGATATTTCGGGATACATTCTGGGTGGACGTAATGTCAGCCCACAAGTAACCGCGCTCTCTGCCGGTGCATCCGATATGAGCGGCTGGATGCTGATGGGCTTACCGGGGGCGATGTTCGTCCAAGGCTACAGCACCATCTGGATCGCCATTGGCTTGGTGCTCGGTGCGCTGGCTAACTATTTACTGGTGGCGCCAAGGCTGCGGGTTTACACCGTTGAAGCCGATGATGCGCTGACCCTGCCGGACTTTTTCAGTAAACGATTTGGACTGGAAAACGGTGCAGTGCGGATGATTTCGGCTGCGGTGATTATTCTATTTTTCACCCTCTACACCTCATCAGGTTTAGTCGCTGGCGGTAAGTTGTTTGAAACCGCCTTTGGCTTGGACTATCAAATTGGCTTGCTGGTTACCGTAAGCGTTGTGGTGGCCTACACCCTACTGGGTGGCTTTTTAGCGGTGAGCCTGACCGACTTTGTGCAAGGCTGCATCATGTTTGTTGCCTTGGTGTTGGTGCCTTATGTGGCATACACCCAGTTTGATGGCCGTGCCGATCTGCTGGCCAACGCCCGCAGCACCATAGATTCCATCGCCAACATGGGCGATATCGGTGTGGTGGCAATTATCTCTAGCCTCGCGTGGGGGCTGGGTTACTTCGGTCAACCGCACATAATTGTGAGGTTTATGGCAATCCGTTCAGTGCAAGATATTAAAATCGCGCGCCACATCGGTATGAGCTGGATGATTGTCACCATTATCGGAGCACTGGCCACCGGCTTAGTCGGCGTGGCCTATGTACACAAATTTGGCTTGGCGCTGAAAGACCCTGAAACCATCTTTATTGTGTTCTCGCAGATTCTGTTCCATCCGTTAATCACCGGGTTCTTGCTGGCGGCAATTCTCGCGGCCGTCATGAGCACGATTTCAAGCCAGTTGTTGGTGTCATCAAGCTCGCTGACGGAAGACGTGTATCGCGCACTGTTTAATAAAGATATCGGCGACAAAAAACTGGTGAACATTGGCCGTCTGGGCGTATTCGCAGTTGCCGCAGTGGCTACCCTGTTGGCGTTTGATCGCTCAACCAGCATTCTCGACTTGGTTAGTAATGCCTGGGCGGGTTTTGGTGCCGCATTCGGTCCGTTAGTCTTGCTATCGCTGTTCTGGCACAAAATGAATCACAGCTCAGCCATTGCAGGGATTGTCTCCGGCGCGCTCACCGTGTTGTTTTGGATTTACGCACCGGTACTGCCCGATGGCAAAACGCTGTCGAGCGTGATGTACGAAATCATCCCAGGCTTTATTGTCAGCGGCATCAGCATAGTGTTGGTTAGCCATTTTGGCCGCGATCCCTCGCGCGATGTGCAGCAAACGTTTCACGATACGCAAGCAAAGCTACAACAAGCGCGCTAA